The region TTGGCAATGCTGATGCACACTCAACAATTTTCAGTGAAAGTCAAAACttctttgtccctgtctcaAAATATCAATGGAAAGGAAGACTTCTGGTATGTTCCAGTATGCACTTTCATGCTCTTCTCCCCTTTTCCCCTTTTTTCATGTATGTTTACAAAGGAATAAATGTCTACATTGGTGCATCCAAAATTAACGTGAAAATAACATCTTCCGTTGGTACACACGTCAAAcagcatttacatgtacaataacaGTTAAATGTAGGTGCAAATATTATGCACTACATCAATTGGTTAACAGTACAAACCAGACAATAAATAATTTTACGCAATATTATGTGTTAAGTTAAACATTCTATACTACCAAGTTACACAAAATATAACTTGCAAAGGCATTTCTTCACGTCTTTACTTTACTACTGTAATTTACAGTACACTGTACTGTTTGTTTACACTCCTTCCAGTCTCCATTTGTCCTTAATCTTTGGATAAGGTTAGCGAAGTCAACTCTTCACCACACTATGAAGGCTGACTGTAGCTCAAACTTTCAGCTTTTTTTATCTCTCTGTTATGGTCAATTTACTTTGGTAAACTTTCATAACTCAAATTCAACCTCTCAAAAATTAACGCATTGGGGCTTTTGAAAAGGGAGACTGCTAGCAGTAGTGTTTCATTATTAATGACCCCTCTATTAGACCACACAAATAGCTGAGTGACATGGTCTCAAGGAGGTATTAAAAGTGCAAGAGTTAAATGTGTACTGTAGTTTTGAATAAGTGAGCACAGGGGCATGCCATTGCACACTCAGCCTCAAAACTCTTTCAGTGTCATAGATGCTGTTCACTGTTACGCAGTCTGTGAACCCTCAAATGTATGACCATCCAAAATGTCTTCTTTCTGATGGGGGTATTCCCAAAGGTGCTGCATTAAGACAGCCCTGCATATCTACTGGTAGCCATTTAGTGAGATGTCCTCGCTCAGTTTACTTTATGTTTCCCATGTTATGTCATCTTACCAGAGAAAAACTAGAGTTGGCATTGTACGTAACGATGCTGATGATCTCTTCTTTTGGAATGTATCGACTGCTTGTGTCTAGAGAGTTGTCAAAGAACCCACTGTCTTCATAAATCTGCAAAATTATAAAACCTTACTTAATTAAGATGATGATTTTCTTACAACAACAAGAGCTCCATGTATCTTGGAAAAGGTTATTTTAGTCAATATTCACTTTATCTTGTATCCAACATGAATTGTACACGTACGTAGGTTGCTTGTTGCAACAAAATAATTCATTTTTGTAACCATTGGGAGGTGTCAGGGTACTGCAATTGCATTGATCAATACCCCTTCCCCTTCCTCCCCTCCCACTTTCTGGATTTGTCATTGAAAGTTTTGACCTCTTAAAAACTAAATGAATGAATTATTCCAAATTAAATTCTTTTCCTTAACTCTTAATTCTGTTCATTATCCAAATAATATTAgtccaaaaaaatatattccatGGCATTGTTCCTTTTGGTTAGATGTACAGAAGCAGAACCAATGACATTTTTTCACTTTTCCAACCAACGTGTCATGCAAAAAGTGTCACACCCTAGTGTCACAAACTAGTCTTGATGAATTACATGGCGCATTGTTAAACATGCAAGATCGTATTCAAATGTAACAAAGAAATGTAATTTGTGTCTGGGAAAAGTACTATAATCATTTGTAGACTAAATATGGCAACTTCAGAATTGATGTTGACAGGCAATGATAAAGATTTAGATTCTGAGAGTAAGAAATCACTGTTTTATACAGCTTATGCTGATACCATGAATAGAGAGATTTTGCTTGCTCCATAAGCATCGTTGCATAGTTCTTAGCCTTTTAAAATTCACATAAATGGTCAGCCTGTTTAGAGGAGCGCCATTTGCTCAACTCGTCATCTGGCAATGATAGCTGATCGAATATCACTATTGAACCAGGATAAGCAAGGCAGTATAGATAACTACTTTGGTGCGTGATCGTCCAGGAGCTTGGAGAGAGAATGAGTTGCATTTCTCGGCACTGATGAAGATCAGCCGAATCAAGGGTAGAATCCTGCATAAATTTAacattattccatgagcgcacgttggatatgacgTGGTAAATGGCCAACGAGGCGCATCGCGTTGAGTTGGCTATAGCCACCCTCATATCCAGTAAGTGTGAATTCTTGgaataataatactttaattAAATCTTTATTAAACTCTGAACTGTTTTAATTACAGAATGACAGGATGTTATCTCAGCTATTACAAACTGACCAATGCAATCAGTTTTCATACAAGATCATTACGGTAtgtgagctgataaccaagattgcgtgagccaatcagaacgccTGATACACAAATCCGagattgaaataaacaaatatatatatataattatatttgtttatttcaatctCGGATTTGTGTATTATATATATAACACACATTCCAATATTTGACTTGCTTATTTTTATACATGGCTGAAAAAGTCTCAAGCTTGAATACCATATCCACTGTGTATGCCGTTCATTAAATGAGCCCAGCTGGTTTGGATCACCAAAAGGctatttgaaaaaagataacttctctGCAAGAATGAATTCCGGTTATTGAGTCAGTCACTTAAAAGGTAACACCATCACCACCGAATTACTTTGGGCAAAAAAGATCGCAAAGACTTAACACATaaaggtgaataaaataaataaaaagaagtAATTTAACCACGACGAAATATGCGTACACAATTAGGTAAACTTATGAAGCGAAAACTGGTCTTTTTGTTCCGCGTCAATAGCAATTTGTTTATTGCGCAGAAAATAAGAAGAACCACTCGAAAGAACCTTCTGAAGACCTATGAGTTACGAACCTTCCGACCCAATAAACATCTGATAGACATCAAAATATGAGAACAAAAGACCTCAAAGGATAAAAAATAGATGACTACGCTACGTTTCTTATTTATACGAACTTTCCCAAAATTACGCTCCGGGATTTATTCCAGCTCCTGAAGCACGAAAAACTTTAAATTGAAGAATTCTTAGCCCTTGGAAATTGTAAACACACCAGGTATCTTTACAACATACCTGAACTCTCCAAAACGTCAAAGAGGAATGTAAAAAGAGTAAACCCAGGGCAAAACATGAAAGGAACACGATGAAGAAATGTAACAATACCAAGCGATCGAAcctgcattaaaaaaaaaaaaaagataattttaagtCAACACTTAGAGCGTTGGATAAGTTCATAAGATAATTTCACTTGTTCTGCGTACTTGCTTGTCGTGTCTCCGCTTGATTCTGCACACGATGTTGAGGAATTATCCGAAGCCAATCTGTCTCTACGATCAGCCATACTTTCACTTTGCTGAAGTTGTTGTGGCTGACTGGCTtctttgtgattggctaattgttgGAGCAAGAACATTTCCGATCAGCGGCTCACTAAAGGCTCACTATTCATGTCGTGCTTGTATTCATGTGGTGTAGACAGGTCAGAAAAAGGGTCTCTTTACATGAAGTAGTATGTAAAGCAAACAGACCGAAATGGCGCCCATTTCGCTAAAAGATCCTAATATTCAAGCGATTACTGAAGAATTTGTGAAGACTGTGACAGGTTTTAAGGTAGTTCGTATGACGACAGCTTAGAGAAATGGGATCTTTAATATTCAAGGCTAAAAAGGCTTTCATTTTTCACAGAAATCGTCAAGAAATTTCACCGTTTCTGTGCAGTTTGCGTTGTCAAATTTTCGGTAAGTGGCAATGTTTTTCCATGATCATGTTCAGCTGTCGCAGTAAAGTATTTAGTATTTTGATTAAATCATATTGACTTTTTGTTTCGATGCAGTTATCACCAGTTTCTTGATGTTAACAGCACCAAAGTTATGAGAAATATTGACGGGTTAGTACAAATGAATTATCAGGTTTCATAAAGACTTagggtggctcaaaccagtttcaaaaaTTTGGCGAGAATAATATTATGTTAATTGAAGGGTTACGTCAACAACGCTTTTTCACATTAAGGCAATtttatggtaccaaatgaaacaccgaTAATAacattgcttaacaagatgcactcattgaTGTGACGTACTGTaatacccggggggggggggggggaggggtactgccatatatatACGATATAGGTATGTGctgctgtgaagggtatggttttcaagcagtttactctaggatagagtatgcaaatcatagcctttcggtctttcggttgaagattttatcaagactaaggaaccAGAAATGCccactcaagaatataaaaaaatcaaatgtgcaaagtttaagtttacgtaactcagcctcaacagtgtcaataaatggctatcatgaaacacctctggataatattattaactgtcaagaatcggaatttagacggaaatcggtgggagtttactctagtatagggtagcaaaattcagctgaactagctctggtagaggctaagggttccagggtcccccCCCCGGGCTTTAATACTAGCGAACATGGCAACAAAAAAGGGATCTAAAAACAACCAATATTTTGTCATTAAATGCTTATATCTCTGAAACAAACtgagagccaccttaaaattttccagttgtgagGGTGCTCCAGAGAAATTTTtataactttgcagagagtttcatcttagccttttaatcacttttcagcaataacaAATG is a window of Montipora foliosa isolate CH-2021 chromosome 5, ASM3666993v2, whole genome shotgun sequence DNA encoding:
- the LOC138004418 gene encoding uncharacterized protein, with product MADRRDRLASDNSSTSCAESSGDTTSKFDRLVLLHFFIVFLSCFALGLLFLHSSLTFWRVQIYEDSGFFDNSLDTSSRYIPKEEIISIVTYNANSSFSLVR